ctcttgttggatcaccctccatcgcttcgaaatggacacccacccgcgcgtgctcacTATTTGGTAAGGCGGAAACTTCTTGAGCTCATGAAACTCACGATGGACATGAATCCAAaaagttgaatgcttttgttcggcgcccgtcttggggtcttgcccaatgtctctccaacactcgcaaagaagtTTGTCCTTGGCTGCCGTGTATGCCTTGGTccacttgctcttctgcttcagcttcggcccggcggcttggttggcgggctcgtcctcgaacaaaggctccccttcgatgtcgcactcgtcctcttcctcttggccATAGTCCTCCGAAAACTCGTGGTCAAGTGGGAAGCCATCCAGGTCcatgccgacctgatcacgcatgaaggccgcctgatcggGATCGTAGCCAGCAGATAGCGTGAACGCCCCTtggccgtcctggctttgtgtctcgtcgggatcATAGCCAGCAGCTGGCGCACCACCCTCGAAGATCAGGTTCTGCATATAGTCCTCGTCGCCGGCAGCCGGCATTCCGTAGAACAGGTTGCGTGCGCCCGGCAGCACGTCGGCTGGCATCTGCCGCGCGCGTTTTCTCACGCCTCCGGATGACGAGCCACCGGCCACCGGTGTGGCGTTGAGGTTAATGGGtgcgggcgcgggcgtggaaggcgccaccacgctcacctcgagcgagcactccccggagaggcgggaggcctgcgggtagacgtgAAAACCAGGCATCGGGGTGCAAGCCGACGCGCGGGGCGAGTtgggcagcaccatccgagggaaCACAGATGAGCCGGTGGTGTCCGCGGCCACGACGGCGTTGACGAggccgtgctggctagggtttaaccctagcatgtagagcgcctccctcgttacCGCCGCAACGCGGGCGTTGGTGACCTCCTactgcgcggcgacggcgacggcggccgcCGCGATGGCTtcatccctcgcgtccgcggcgTGCCTTCGGCCCtttctcttggccgactcccttgcccgctattcgggcgtcagcgccttcttcGGCTTGGGCGCGGCGGCGGTCTTGTGGGGGGCGCGAGGCTTGCCTTTGCCGGAGGGGCAGTCGTCATGCcagacgaggcgagggaggcgaggtcggcggcggcgtcgaggttgAGGTCGTCGTCCATGGCGGGGGTGGGGCGGGAGCGCGCGCGGACGGGAGGGTTTTGGGGAGAAATGGAGGGAAATGGTGGAGGCTGCCACCAACAAGCGAACCCGAGGGAGAAGAAGGCACGCACGCGTCCGTCTCGTGtctgcgccgacgcaaatccggcttaaAAATGGGGCGGGAATGGGTAGGCAGACGGACGccaagcggacgcgcgtccgtttggatcgacgcgttgggccgacttttatGTCCGCACCGATCCAAACGAACGCCAGcgaacgaaatgggtcgccccattggaatAGCTCTAACAGTTGCGGGAGCGCGGCATATATGCACCGGCTAGCTGCGCCCACTTTAATGCCGCACGTTTACGTACGGGGACCCGTGCTCTGTGTGTGTGCAGCGCGTATCGTGTCGACGATTTCGTTTGCGTCGCAGTCGCAGCGCTTTCCGTGCCGGCCGGACAGCCGGGGCGGCCTagatgcacgcacgcacgcacctatCGATAATTACGCGCGAGAGCGAGTGATTGCTCGTCGCTGAGTTTGAGAAAAGTTGGTTGGTGGCGTTCACACTATAGTGACACCACAGCCGCTAGCTTGGGGACCGATTCCTTTGTGTTTCACTCGCAAATACACCCATACGATTGCAACGAAAGAAAAACAATGAGATTATGCAGATGTGGTAGTGATaaaaaaatttgaaatacatgccaaGATGAGATAAGGACTTTTAAAATGTCATTTCATAAGCTATGTTTGAATCATGTCATGATGAGATAAAGGATTTTTAAGAAGTCATTTAAAAAACTGGAAATGCGATGGTCTCATCACGACTGGATTTCCTAAGGCGCCACAACGAATCTTTTTGGCTGAGCAGACTGCATTGATGGACCCTGCATTGAGCTAGACTGATGAATGATGTGTCCTACCTTGCCCTAGCGTCGCGGTGTTTTTCATGACTAGTAAAATTGTGGTACCAGAACAAACATAATTCTGTAGGGAGGCAAATTAGACATTTATTCATTTTTATATAGCTTAAAAACTAACACATAGgaagttgtgtcaattttttggggGCTCGACGTTGTACAGAACAggaaaacctttttcttttacTGGAGTGAAAAATCATAAACAACTTCTATAGATCTCCTAAATAAACCATGTAAGCAACGGTTCGTTTTGTTCGTTTTTTATGGATCTGTTTGAATTTTTGTGCACTTTTTTAAAATTTCGTGGGCTTTTTTTAATTAccaaatatgttttgaatacacgatcatttttaaaaaaattatgaacattttgtTTTTCGCAGAAACTTTTTTGAAATCGTGATTATTTTATAATATGCAAACAGTGTTttaaaatcacgaacattttatgATTTGATTTTTTTAACTCGCTTTCAGAAATTTGGAATTTTTAGAAAACCagaattaattttacaaaagaaaaagaaaaggcaaaaagtaaaaaaaaaaagcaGGCGGCGTCATGCctcgcacatgggccggcccatgaacgcgTGCGGGGAGGAGGAGGTGCATGATACGTCTTAAATGTatttataattttgattgttccatgctgttatattatcattcttggatgttttacaatcattttatagcaactttatatcatttttgggactaacctattaacataatgcccagtgccagttggtgttttttgcttgttttttacttcgcagaatatccttaccaaatggagtccaaacgcaacataATGTTTTAGAGATTTTTTGGAGCAGAAGACAACTTAAGAGCCAAGGAAGTGCACCAGGGAAGGCCCGTGGGGGccataagacaccagggcgtgaTGTTATTGTTGCTGTAATCAAAGACGCATTGCCccccagaggcccctggcgcgccctgatgggatgtggggcccatgggggtctcctcctccaccgcctctcagctttATAAATACTCAAATATTTCAGAAGCCCTAGGGAAGTTTACGAAACACAATTCCggcacggaggggttcatcatcctcattggtgctcctccgatgatgcgtgagtagttaatcatagacctacgggtccataggcagtagctagatggcttcttctctctttttgattctcaatacaatggtatcttggagatctatttgatgtaatgactttttgcggtgtgtttattgggatccgatgaagttcgagtttatgatcagatttatacccatgaatattatttgagtcttctttgatctcttagatgcatgattgttatagcctcgtatttcttctccgattctTTGGTTTAGCTTGGCCAATTAGATTgaattttcttgcaatgggaagaggtgctttgtgatgggttcaatcttgcggtgtcctcacccagtgacagaaggggttgcgaggcacgcatgtattgttgctattaagggtgaaaagatggggtctatatctacatgaatagatcttgtctacatcatgtcatcattcttattgcattactccatttctccatgaacttaatacactagatgcatgctgggtagcggtcgatgtgtagagtaatagtagtagatgcagaattgtttcggtctactactcttggacgtaatgcctatatacatgatcattgccttggatatcgtcataattatttgttcttctatcgattgcccaacagtaatttgtttacccaccgtaggctattttctcgagagaatccactagtgaaatctacggcccccgggtctatcttttatcatattgctttcagatctacTTTTCATCATacttgttttcagatctattattccagaAACACAAAACTACCTTGGTGCACTTTTTATTTACatcttttattttgtgttcttgtgcgatctatttatccaatctcatacaaaccAATCTATTTTTTACCAtggagggactgacaacccctcttacgcgttgggttgcaaatatttgttctttgtgtgcagtgtaacaccctggttttttttgcccttttcttattctttttgatttatttgtttttgctctgattttatttttggtgtggttctgtggccttgccacctaggAGATCATCCTCATTTCTTCTttcaagtggctcatcattctcaaaaatttcccaagatcatgtcatttccattctagctcaaccctaaaattctttttctcaggaatattcctttttctattaaaggaataaccctatttgccctaggttgtgaagcaacctatatttctgtcttcCGCAAAATTCccaataattctcataatttctttgggtcatatgttgctcaaatatgcccaaactttcctgtcctaacccaaaaataattccccaatattatttcttcatttctgtccagtgtgactttctgtgaaggaagtgccacctatcagttcttgattgctcccaaactttttgggcatgcttTTACGTCCAAATCATTGGCCCATACCAAAATTCAGCTTCATTTGCGTAgtgaattgtgacgcccggataattaagccacagtaatcccatgttaatggtgccatgtcatcacattactattGCTAATCCTCGGTTGATCCAAGTCACGATCCAAATTCAAATCTAAAATacaagtccaaaattcaaatttatcaaacaagcaaaataaaatgttcaaagtgtggcaaatatacCATAACTAATTATGatggtgacccaacacttttgtaaAATAATTAAATGCCCTTTTGTGAATATAACAGCGGCTAAAAATAATTATTAAatgctttttaaattataaaaatactaaactattttatttcaacctcaaactaaatgtggcagtggtataattagtaAAACCAATTTAGATGTTGTTACTATATTTTATAAAGCTAATTTCTattcaaaaataaaagaaaactaaaactgtaaaaaaagaaataagaaaaagagaagaagcaaagaaaacaaaacaacccCCCCTAGTGGGCCTCGTGGACCAGTTGGGCCACAAAGCCACCATGCCGGCCCAACTCCTCCCCACCGCCCCCTTCCTCTGCTACAGGGAGGCAGGGGGATCGTGGCGCCCATCCGCCGGCGATGGCCGGGCGTGGCGGCCATCCAGCCCCTTTGGTGCCCTACTAATACACCTGGGGCGCCCCCAAACCCTAGCTTCCCCGTTCCCCTTCCTCCCTCGCGCCCCCATCTACTCTTCCTCGTCGACGTCGTCGTGCCCGTGACGCCAAGGCCACCGCGCTCGTCCCCGACGTCGTCCACCGTTCGTCCTCGTATCCCCGTCGCCTCGTCGTCCCCGAACTCCTCCCCAACGACCTCGTCAAGCCTCCCCGAGCCGTCTCCCTCCTCGGACGCCGACGCCCTCgtcatcgtctccggccaccccgacccccctCGAGCCCGCTGCCACCTCCCTACGGCTCTCGGTGAGCCCGTCcttctttccccttcctttctcccccgCCATAGACGCCATATACTGCCGCGGCCGATCTCTCGGGACCGCGCGCTCACCACGTCGTGGCCGCGTCCCGCGTCCCTTGAGCCCCGCCTCACCTGGCCGACCCCCGCGTAGCCCTGCGCCGTCCGCGCCGGCtatgctcctgctgctccgcagcGACTGCCGCTCGCGCCGCCCGCCCGCGGTGGCCTCGCATGCCATCCATCCCGCCCCGCAGCCGCGCCTCCCCTGCTCGCTGGAACCGCCCCGCTTCTCGAGATCCCCCGCCTGCGTGCTGTTTCTCCTGTGCGAGTCCGCGGCCACCGCTGCCTCCCCGCTACTGCCTCGCGCCACCACTGCCTGTCGCCTCCTGCGCCGCTTGCGCTCTCGCGCGCCTCGTCCGTGCCGCGGCCCCGCACCCTCGCCCCCGCACGCTCCCATGGCCGCGCGTGGCCGTCGCTGTCCGTCCCCTACTGCGGCTCTGCTCCGGCCAAGCCGCCGCACGCCGTCGCTCGCACCCTGCCTCCGCAGCCCcagcgcccgcgcgccgccgcccccctgCGCTCGCCTCCGCCTgccgcggccggccggcgagcctcGCCCCGCCGCGCCGGGCTACGGCCTCCGCCGGCACTCCCTGTTGCCCCGTTCGGGtgcacgggcgcccacgcccgcagCTCCGTAACCCCTGCGCCCGTTAACCTGCGTGGCCTCCTGGGCCACTTACAAGTGGGGCCCGCCCCTgttataaaaagaaaagaaaatatgtataaaaataataattttagttaattaattaattctattaattaaccctaattaattaTGTTCAATTAACCTAATTGCATTTTAGTCGAATTAAACATGTTTAGTTACAACGTGTCTATGACAGACATGCCCCACTGCCCTGTTTGACTAGTCAGCAGTCAGTGCTGACCGTTGAcctcatgatgacgtcatgctggtgcAATAACTTTGTTTTAGAATTAAtattaatttcagaatattgttaaaactttagaaattaatataaaataatccgtagctcggatgaaaaagttttatacatgaaagttgctcagaacgacgaggcgaatccgaatgcgcggtccgttaacctgtcagatgcctctaactatctgaacatggaacattccccctccggtcatctgtgtgacacaggtccggaaccgggaaaacattcccggttgaattcccccttcacctatatcgcgtagtactgcgttagaacacccctagtacTGCTTATTGCTTGTCGTgtatctgtttgctctgtatttactgtttcttccccctcttctctccggtacaccccgagaccgctgctgatgcccctgtgatcgactatgtcgacgacgacCTTTCTCCCCTTTcatcggagcttccaggcaagccccccctttgatcaccccgatatcgcccattccattctcttatgcttgcattagatttagctactgtaattgattgctcctattctgatgcatagcctgcttttgtacctgctattgttacctacctgcttgtcctaaactgcttagtataggttggttagagatccatcagtgacccccacttgtccttgttgcccctgcttcatcatcgacgcctcgatcaacgtgatcgacgaccagagcctgacacctcacatcacatcacgcccctttagttgctcgactctgtagagctactatcgagtgccgagggtgacccctcataacgcactcctgatgataattctgtagtgtagctattcggtcgtggtcaacggGGGTGGTTCCtatttcaccattcccgatacggctctgtcgtgcaacacctcaagtgtgaacctcgagggtggtccctcttacgttcaccttgatgattacatcaagttgaatccttcgagggtgattccttgggttttccctttgatgtttgacacacggttaccttgactttacttgagacattggtgaaagtcgggtgggcccggagagcacccgaggagttacggtggcggctggctgtttagcggtatcatcTAGGAGGGGGtggtagctccggacttgtcccgacagccgtcactatttaattgttaatgcactaacaggtttgggtatttgttctgaattggcctctggcctttacgcactaaccaccatgcgagaatagttatgggcctcgacgtcgtggtatcagtcgaagctttgtcagatgtccagttcagcattgcggcacggcctgGTCGGCGCCCCAGTGGAGGTGGCCTGTATCGCCCTGCGCAcaacgatccggagtgcaacgggcgatgggcccagaccctggagtgcttaggatgtagactggcggggatctctctgctgagcctaggtagggctacgacgtgttgatcttccgaggccgggcattgaccctagaaaggtgtgtccggccagagtgatcgagcgtgttggaaaacgtggtgcacccctgcagggaagacatatattcaaataccgtgtccacggtaatggacgttcagacttgtatcctgatcttatacaactagaaatggatacttgatatgtgatggatatgtggctctgagattgctttctcgtagggagtcgaggaaggatctctgggcgttgatgttacaacatgcttgttaattataaacttctattctttactcttctacatgctgcaagatgctcggaactgcttgaagatgctagtcttcgataggctaggccttcccctctattctggcattctgcagttcagtccacagatacatacccttctttgataccaatgcatacttagtatagatctgatgcttgcgagtactttggatgagtactcacggttgcttttctcccccttttcccccttctttcttctttccggttgttgcaaccagatggtggatccctggagccagatgccaccgccgacggatactactacatggaggccgccgaagaccaggggtagttaggaggtcccaggcaggaggccttgcctcttcgatcgttgatgtttgtgctagccttcttaaggaaaaagttgtttaacttatgtctgtactcagatattgttgcttccgctgactcttgtgtatcgagcttttgtattcgagccctcgaggcccctggcttgtaatatgaagcttgtattattttatttgtgtctagagttctgttgtgatatcttcccgtgagtccctgatcttgatcgtacacatttgtgtgtatgattagtgtacgatcggaacgagggcgtcacaagtttgtattagagccgactgcctgtaggatccccctttccaactccttggccgaagttgaggctAGTCATtaaaaaactgttttactaacatggctgtgtggcttacgggcccacgtcgccattgggtggtattaggatcttttacttctcgtctatactctgggactctgacctctcttctattcgggttaaatgattttgctaactctaacattagggtctcgtgatcacatccatccgTAGGTTTGTGTTACCCTTTCTTGAATTGTGGGCCAAGATCGGCTTCTCAATGTTCACTGACCGCAGGATCTCTTATCGAGGGCACCCTGCATCGCCACTTGCAAATTCCTCGCTCCAGAGGTTTTCCCTGACattgatgtagcctttgctatgtcccgTTGTTGTATTCCCCCATCGCGTGCATGTGCgccgcctagtatgtctaggaTGATTCTCTTGTCCGAACTCATAGTAACAACGTGCAAATGGCtcgtatatgtatatgtatatgtatgtctttaatgactactgTTTTGTACATACCGTGCCTTTGCTCATGTTcaagttacatcatgaatgactccatacacttGCTCCACCCCTTGCTAAACTACACCCTGTTGCATCTAAGCAGGATAGTTAGACCCGCTGATCATGGCCGTGGTGGCGACAAGCCACCACCTCCTGAATACATGGCCGGTATGATACAACAGTTTGATGTTGAATCACCAGTTAATGGAAGAAGTCACGACTCAGTTTCCACGCCCCAATATGAATCGGCAACCAGCCCCAGTGACTCTGTAAAACTTTGCACGTCTCAACCCTGTCATCtatcgcagctcaactcagccccttgatgttgatgactggctccgtgacatcactttTGAGTTGGAGTCTGCTATTGTAGCCCCTGACAACTATGTCACCTTCGTGGCATATTACCGGaaggtcccgctgctcaatggtggtaCAGCCACATGCGTTCCTTACCTGTTGGAACCGCCATCACTTGGCCGGAATTCCAAGATGCATTCCGCGAGCCAATGTCGAACCATCTTGGTTAGTCACAACGTCCTCATTGAAATTAAAGGATTGGAATTCCATGTTTCCCCCATTGTTTTGAAGTCGTCCAATATCGACCTCATTCTGCAAATGGAATGCTTATAAACACATACTGCTTCTATCATTtgtgccactaagaccgtccatctactacatccttcaatgagatagtaagctaccatgctcatcttgtttgaaATGCCGAAGCACAGATTTATTCCTTGAATGCATGAAACGCTTCTCCTCTTGTGAGAACCGAAAACGCTCCAGTCATTTGTGAATtcccagatgtctttccagaaggaCTACCTGGTCCATAACCTTGAACTTGTTGCAGTTAAATTTGGATTGAAGTTGTGGTGACATTACCTTCTCAGTaattgttgcgagatcttcaccgatcattaAAGTCTGAAGTATCTCTTACTCAGCTAGATCTAGATCTCCGTCAGCAATGATGTATAGAAAACAATTATAGACTATGACTACGGTATTTCTTATACCCCTGTCAAGGCTAATGTCATGGCCGATGCCTTGAGtcgcaagtcttattgcaacaatccCATGGCTTATAAAGCTCAACCCCTGCCAGATGATCTCGCTTATAGAGAGCATCTGATCCGCGTTCTCGTTCAAGCTGAACGTCGCACCCGTTTGAGGACTATCAAATTTCTAATAGTTCAGTGGTCAAAACcttctaaagatgaagccacttgggaacgtgaggatcgtCTTCGAGATGAATACCCCgttttgtttccttctacctcctaaaatctcgggacgagatttcttgtagtgggggagaattgtgacgcccgaataattaagccacagtaatcccatgttaatggagccttgtcatcacattactgttgctaatcctcggttGATCCAAGTCACAATCCAAATTCAAATCTAAAAtaaaagtccaaaattcaaatttatcaaacaagcaaaataaaatgttcaaagtgtggcaaatataccataactaattatggtggtgacccaacacttttgtaaAATAATTAAATGCCCTTTTGTGAATATAACAACGGCTAAAAAGAATTATTAAatgctttttaaattataaaaatactaaactattttatttgaacctcaaactaaatgtggcagtggtataattagtaAAACCAATTTAGATGTTATTATGTTTTATAAAGCTAATTTCtatacaaaaataaaagaaaactaaaactgtAAAAAGAGAAATAAGaaaaagagaagaagcaaagaaaagaaaacaacCCCCCCCTAGTGGGCCTCGTGGACCAGTTGGGCCACAAagccaccaggccggcccagctcctccccaTCGTCCCCCTCCTCTGCTACAGGGAGGCAGGGGGGATCATGGCGCCCATCTGCCGGCGATGGGCgggcgtggcggccatccacccCCTGTGCCCTACTAATACACCCGGGGCGCCCCAAACCTTAGCTTCCCCGTTCCCCTTCCTCCCTCGCGCCCCCATCTACTCTTCCTCGTCGACGTTGTCGTGCCACGTGATGCCAAGGCCACCGCGCTCGTCCTCGACGTCATCCGCCGTTCGTCCTCGTCTCCCCGTCGCCTCGTCGTCCCCGAACTCCTCCCCAACGACCTCGTCAAGCCTCCCTGAGCCGTCTCCCTCCTCGGACGATGACGCCCTCgtcatcgtctccggccaccccggccCCCCTCGAGCCCGCTGCCACCTTCCTACGGCTCTCGGTGAGCCCGTCcttctttccccttcctttctcccccgCCGTAGACGCCATATACCGCCGCAGCCAATCTCTCTGGACCGCGCGCTGACCGCGTCGTGGCCGCGTCCCGCGTCCCCTGAGCCTCGCCTCACCTGGCCGACCCCCGCGTAGCCCTGCGCCGTCCGCGCCGGCtatgctcctgctgctccgcagcGACTGCCGCTCGCGCCGTCCGCCCGCGGTGGCCTCGCACGCCGTCCGTCCCGCCCCGCAGTCGCGCCTCCCTGCTCGCTGGGACCGCCCCGTGTCTCGAGCTCCCCCGCCCGCGTGCTGTTTCTAATGCGCGCGTCCGCGACCACCGCTGGCTCCCCGCTGCTCCCTCGCGCCACCACTGCCTGTCGCCCCCTGCGCCGCTTGCGCTCTCGCGTGCCTCGTCCGTGCCGCGGCCCCGCAACCTCGCCCCCGCACGCTCCCATGGCCGAGCGTGGCCGCCGCTGCCCGTCCCCTACTGCGGCTCTGCTCCGGCCAAGCCGCCGCACGCCGTCGCTCGCACCCCGCCTCCGCAGCCCcagcgcccgcgcgccgccgcccccctgCGCTCGCCTCCGCCTgccgcggccggccggcgagcctcGCCCCGCCGCGCCGGGCTACGGCCTCCGTCGGCACTCCCTGTTGCCCCGCTCGGGtgcacgggcgcccacgcccgcagCTCTCGTAACCCCTGCGCTCGTTAACCCGCGTGGCCTTCTGGTCCACTTACAAGTGgggctcagatattgttgcttccgctgactcttgtgtatcgagcttttgtattcgagccctcgaggcccctggcttgtaatatgaagcttgtattattttatttgtg
This region of Triticum aestivum cultivar Chinese Spring chromosome 2D, IWGSC CS RefSeq v2.1, whole genome shotgun sequence genomic DNA includes:
- the LOC123055918 gene encoding uncharacterized protein, which translates into the protein MPGFHVYPQASRLSGECSLEVSVVAPSTPAPAPINLNATPVAGGSSSGGVRKRARQMPADVLPGARNLFYGMPAAGDEDYMQNLIFEGGAPAAGYDPDETQSQDGQGAFTLSAGYDPDQAAFMRDQVGMDLDGFPLDHEFSEDYGQEEEDECDIEGEPLFEDEPANQAAGPKLKQKSKWTKAYTAAKDKLLCEMPRTLA